Genomic segment of Microcoleus sp. FACHB-672:
TCGGCGCTAGGCGTTCATTAGTGAGCGGTAAAGCTTATAATTACACACTATTCGATTGTCTTAATATTTTCTTAAGAATCTTGATGAAACAAGGCTGTTTGCAACTTCTTCTAAAAGATAAGTTCAGCAATTACCAATAAGGGTGATAATAGCCTAGAGATTGAAGTAAGCACATCTCAAACGAGAACCGTCCAGCGAGTAGACGTTGTTTGTTCGCTCTCACAGCGCAGTTATTCGCTATCCTAAACCGGAATAACTTTCTAAATTTGGACAGTTTGTTAACTGCAACAAGGAAAGTTCCCGGAGGCGGTGCCGGCAAACCATCTAAAAACAACCTGAAAAGGATGCCGGTGAAGCATTCCCCCCTTCAAAAGGACGTAAGTTGCGGCTTAGAACCTACTAGACAGTTGAGAAACCATAACGTATGTTCTTAACAGTTGAAAGCCGCTCAGAAATAATCGATACATAGACAAAGTTACCTTGCACCCCACTCCACCCAACCGCTTAATTTAACCCAGACACCATGAAAACATCTTTTCCCGTTAAATTCGCTGCCTTTACCGTAGCAGCCCTCTCAACAATCACCGCTTTAAGCCCACTTCTCGCTGCAACTTTTGGCAAAACAGAAGTTGACCAAAATAAATTCGTCGCGGTGGCTCAACCTCTTGCTAATAATACTTATAAACTGCTGGTGATCGAACAGCTATCGAGCGCACGTCCCTGCTGGAATGAAAGCGGGTCGAGTCCTGTGCAGGTGCAACCGCTGCTGCTGAACTTTGACTTCACCGGCATCTGTTCGCGCAGCTTGGACAGTAACGGCTACTCTATCCGAATGGCGGATCAAGATTTAGGATTGCAGTACAGCCTGCGGGTTGTTAAGCGAGATGGAGATGTGCGACTGGTGGGATCGAGCACGAGTCGAAATGCACCTGTGATTGAAATCGGAAGAACGAATGGCGTTTCCAATGATTTTTCTAAAATCGTTCTGAATCCCGGCTGGCGGATGACGAAAAGAAGTTATGATGGCAAGACTTTAGGGCACATTTACTTTACCAGCGATCAAGCATTAGGTGCCACCCCAACAGATGGGGGTAACACCGGCGGAACCAAATTCGCAGACATCCGCACGGATGTTTACGGCAAGGAAATCGATCAAGCTGTGGAACTAGGATTTGTTGCCGGCTTTTCTGACAATACCTTCCGCCCGCAAGAAACCTTAACCCGTGAGCAATTGGTGTCTTTGGTGGTGGAATCTTTGAAGAACGTCCCCAATGCCAATATCACCCTCCCCACTCAAGCGACATCCAGCCCCTATCCGGATGTGGAGACCTCGCGCTGGAGTGCAGCGAAGATTCAATGGGCACGGGATAACAACTTGATCAGTGGTTATCAAGATGGCACCTTCCGACCGGCACAGTCGGTGACACGGGCCGAAATGATGGCCGTGTTGCGACGGGCGGCAGAAAAGGGCAAATCGCTGCGCGGACTGCCCACGACACTGGGTGCCAAACAAACGCCTAAAGTTTTCTCAGACACCTCAACTCACTGGGCAGCTCCCCTAATCACTCAGATGTCTGGCTATTGTAATGTCGCTTCCCCACTGAATGAAACCGGCAACGCCTTCTACCCAGATCAAGCGGCACGCCGTAACTACGCAGCTGCGGCGACTCTGCGGACGTTGAACTGCGTCAAGTCAGAATCAGCAACCCCAACACCGTAATTGCAAGGGCGCTAACGCTTCTAGGGATGATTTAAAAGCTCACCAACCGCGATAGGGCCACCGGCAATTACGGTGGCTAAAACGCCGGTTTGGGCGTGGCCAAATTTTTGGGGAAGTAAGGAGAATAGGGGAATATCGCGTTCGCCGGTTTCGGGATTAACGTCTATGTTCGCACACCGGCCAATCCTGGCAGAGATGGCAATTCGGCATTCTCCGATCTGCAATTCTTTCCCGATCCAGTTGAATTCTTCCCAAGCGGATACGCCGTCTATGACGATGTTCGGACGAAATCGGCGGGCGTCAACCGGCTGACCGGCTTCTGTTGTGATTGCATCAAGGCTTGCCTGACTGACGAGGGAAATATGCACTGGCTGCCGGTCGGGATAGCGTGTCGTGCCGGTGCCACTGCCGACGAGGCGCAGGGGGGCTTTCTCTGGGTGCCGTGCGGTTGCGGTGGGGTCGAGGGAAGCCAGGTATCCGGTGAAAAATGCCCCGATGAGTTCGCGTCCTGCCGGTGTGCCGGTGTCTGCCACGAATAGGGGAACCCCCTGCCGGTGAACACTTAAATTGCCTGTTTGCGGCTCGTAGTGGCACTCTAGGCCGGCTAAACCAGGCCAATCGTTCTGCATGGCAAAATTGCCTTTAGGCAGCCAGGGAATGCTTTCTTGAGGGTCAGAAATCTTATCTGCTTCGACGTACATTAAAGCAAAGGCGCGATCGCCGGGAATGCCATGCCCTGCTTCCAGGGTGACGCGCTCACACTCATGGGGCGTCAGACCTTTAATGGGATAAGTAAATAACTGCTTGATTGCTGCCGGTGTCATGGGATTTGATTGACGAAAATAATTGCAATTATGCCTTAATAATTTAAGCTAATTGCGTGATTAAATGTCAACCAAATCCATTGCTAAAAACACTTTATCCAAGTCTGGTTTTATCTTTATAGATGCGGTGCAGCCAAATTGTTTCTGCTTCTTTTTCTGCTTGAGAATCGCTTAGCGAAAAATAGCGAATTTCTGCCTCACCGATACTCCAACTATCGCAGCAGGCTGTAATAGCTTTGTTAGAATACTCAACACTTTCTCCCTTTTTATTGTTACCTCCTGCCTCATTCTTGTCATAAGTCCAGGGAGACCATTCTCCATTTGGATCGTTAACGATAAATCCATTGTCGGTGTATCCCTTGATCACGAGAATATGACCGACTGCTGTAAAAAAACCGTGTACGATACAAATTTTTTCCTGATCAATGGCTTCTCGGATATCTTTGAGAGTGCCTTTTTCAGTGAGATCGTCTTTGATGCCGGCATAACTTTCAGCAATCCCCTTCAAACCTGACGTCGTAAAACGATTCCAGCCGTTATCAACAGCACGTGTATAGAGTTCGTCCTCTAATTGACGCTGGCTGCCGTTACCTCGAACTCCCAAGTGCCAAAGGCACATAGCGAGCGATGTCACGTTACAAGCTGTGTAGGGTTCAAACTTATTGTCTAGTTGCGAGAAGTAGGGAACACCCTGAATAACTTTCATGATTTGACCTCACAAATTTTGGACGATTCTGAAATAATTGCTACCGAAAGAAATCCATGCCGACAGAAAGCGTGGACTCCAGAATATAAGCTCAGATATTCTAAGCCTAAAAGCAGCAATTTGAATCGCCGGCACTTGGAGAAATATCATCGGCATTTCTAGCCGTAGTGGTGAAAGCAGCAAAAGGTGCTTGCTCATTTGAAGATAAAACTAAATTCTTGAATTTATCCCAAGGAAAGTTAACACCTGGATCGCTACGACGTGTTGGATCGAGCTTTGCATGAGAGACAATATGGCGAAGATTGGGATACTTTGCCCAACAGTAACGAACAATTTTTGCTGTCACAGCAATCTGCCAATCTGAAAACGTGTCCGCTTTTGTTTGTGCGTTGACAACTTCGATTCCCAAAGACCAGTGATTGACTTTCGTTTTGCCGGCATTCACATCTGGGTGTGACACTTGGCTGCGAACGTGCCATGCTGCAAGGGTTTCAGGTACACAGGCCCAAATTAATTGACCATGCTGAGGCTCATTCTCATCTGGAACCAACCAATGAAAACTGGCTTTGCCGTCTCGCATAACTGAAATTGCGCCTTCGGAACTCGCGCCGGCTGTTGCGTGAATGACAACTGCTTTAATGCCGTCAATGGGATGGACATCTCGTTGCGTTGTACATCCTGACCAATGATTACGAATGCCGGGATACCAAGTTTCGGGAATTGAAGCGTCTGTTGGCCGGTTTGTGGTGGGAAGATCAAATTGATAGGTTTTTGGATCGCTTGCCATAACTTAATTTTTCGTTTCAGGGTTAGTGATAACGAAGTTATTTCTGACAGAAAAGAGAGTATCAGGAAGAAAAAGTGACTAATTTATGTAAAATTGTGTAAATTATCGGATACATTCGTTAACTGGCGCAAAGCCGGCATCGTCAGCCCCGAATTAATGATGCTTCGCTTCATGTCGCATCACTTTTTGAACCCAGCGAATCAGGGTTAACGCGACAACCCGTCATTCTGGAATATGTGACTCAGTGCTTTATCAAAACAATTGATAGGAGATGATCACCCTAAACTTCAATAGTTTTAGAATTGGTGTTTTAATTGCCGGTGAAATCAAACGCTAAAAAAAAGGGTAAAAGAGTAACAGAGAAAAGGGTTAAATAGTCCTCGCGGGAACGAGTGCCACCCGAAAACCGATGCCGACGTACCTGAAGTCCGGCACGATACCGCTACGATAGGCAGCGCGGCAGTTCCTGGGGTAGTTGTACCAAGAACCTCCACGCAGCAACCGGCGATTGCTATCTCCACCACTTTCCCAAGCACTGCCATCAGAAGGCGCACCGTTATAATTTTCATGCCAGACATCTTGACACCACTCCCAAACATTGCCGTGCATATCATACAGCCCGAATGCGTTGGGGCGGAAACTCCCAACATCGGTTGTTTGTTGCCGGTAAACGCCTTCTAGTTCCCAGCAGTAAAGGCCGCCGAAAGAGTAGTAGTTGCCATTATAGTTGGCTAAATCTGGAGTCAGAGTTTTGCCAAAGTGAAACGGTGTAGTGGTGCCAGCGCGGCAGGCGTATTCCCATTCAGCCTCGCTGGGTAAGCAATAGTTGCGCCCTGTTATTTGCGACAGTTTCTGGCAAAATTCAATAGCATTATTCCAAGATACCTGTTCCACCGGCCTGTTATTGCCTTTAAATTTAGCGGGTTTATTGCCCATCACTAATTCCCACTGCGCTTGAGTGACAGGATATTTTCCTAGGAAAAACGGCTGTATCGTTACCCGATGCTGCGGACTTTCATCGCTACATCGCTCTTTTTCCGTTATTGGAGAACCCATGAGAAATGTGCCGCCCGGAATTGACACCATTTCCAAACTGACATTGTTGCCGAGTTTTTCTGCAAAAATGTCAGCTTGTCCTTGCTGCCGGTTAACAAATTCTCCTGTGAATTGAAAAGAGGAAGTTGGAAGGATGGGTGCTGCGCTCGCTTTACTCGGTGGAGATGGGACGGAAGGAGTTGGAAGGACTGGTGCCGAGATAATAGTCTTCATTTGAGATGGGGCTGTTGGCAACGCTGATCCTGACACGAAAGAATTCAGTGCTTCCAAAGCTTCTGTCGCATTCGCATAGCGCCCAGTAAAGTGATCTCGCACCATTTTGCTTAAAATGTCTGCTAAAGCGTCACTCACAGAAGCATGATTTTTCCAAATCACTTCACCCTCATTATCTTCTTCGAGTAAGTAAGGCTCGATGCCAGTCAAAGCAAAAATAACTGTCCTCCCCAGTGCGTAAATATCGCTGCTTGGTTTTGGTTTACCCATTGCCTGTTCACTGGGCATATAGCCGTGAGTTCCAATAGAAACCGTGCGGCTAGTTTTCCCTGATAAAATTGTCTTCTGGATGCCAATCTCCTTAACTGCACCAAAGTCAATTAGCATCAACTTGCCATCTGTTCGCCGCATGATATTCTGGGGCTTAATATCTCGATGGATGATATTGTTCTGATGAACATAGGCCAGGATTTCTAAAATATCCTGTAATAATTTAATCGCATAGGTTTCGCTTAACTTTTTGCCTGGACTCAATTCTTTGCTTAAGTCATGCCCTTCGATAAATTCTTGAATGAGATAAAATTCTTGATTTTCTTCAAAATAGGCAAACAGCTTGGGAATGCGCTCATGGTTTTGCGCGAGTTTATATAAAATTTCTGCTTCTTTTTGAAATAACCGCTGGATATCCGGTTCGATAGTTTGGGGGTGAAGCCGCTTGACGACACATTTAGGCTTCGGGGTGACGGGAATATCTAAATCGTTTGCCAAATAGGTTTCGCCAAACCCACCGCTTCCCAGCAGTTTGACGATTTCGTAACGATTCCGCAGTATGGTGCCGACAACGAGCATAGTGGGTACTCCGGGCAGTGGCAATTTAATTGATTTTCGCATAATTGCCCTTACTGCCGCACCACTCTCGCGCCGGCAATCTTGCTGTTCTCAAGAAATCTTATTAAAAAAATAAGACCCAGTTTAAAATTACCTCAACCGGCCTGATCTCAAAATGCTGACAATTAACCACAATCCCAGAAAACTCGCTGCGTAAAATAGGGCACTGCTAACGACACTTTGGCCGTTAGAAAAGACAATGGCTGCCCCGATGATCAGTGATCCAACGACAATGCTAAAAGAGAGCCGGTTGGCTGAATCATCCATCGTGCGGCGAACCCCGTCGAGTTCTTTTACCGTTAAATTCCACCGCAACGTTTCAGAAGTAACTCGCTCTAGCAATAACTCAACTTGACGGGGAGATTGCAAAGAAAGACTTTTTATATCGAGTGCAGTTCTCAATACGGCTTGCAGTGGATCGTCGCCAAAAAGCTGCCGGCGAAACAAGTCTGTAATTAAGGGTTTAACTTCATCGAGTAAATTAACGTCTGGGTCAAATTGACGGGCGACTCCTTCCAAGTTTGCCAGTGCTTTCGCATACAATCCCAAGCTACCAGGCAAGCGAACTTTATTTTCACGAGAGACTTGCAGCACTTCGTAAAATACTTGAGAAAAGTTAATTTGCGAGAGGCTGATGTTGTAATATTTCCGCAGCATCCGCGCAAAGTCGTTTTCCAAGTTTGACAGCTTATCCGGAACAGCAGAATCCGACAATTGCATGGTCAACTGAGCGCATCGTGCCGCATCTAAGTCAACAATTGCTAACAGCATTTCTGTCAAAACTTGCTGGGTGCGCGGGTCAAGCCGGCCCATCATCCCAAAATCTAACAAAGCGAGCCGGCCATCTCTGAGATAAAACAAATTACCAGGATGGGGGTCAGCGTGAAAGAATCCATCAATGTATATTTGCTGAAAAAAAGCACGGAATAGCAGGGTGGTTACAGCTTTACGCTTAGCCCTGACATCCCCATTATTAGAACCGACATTTAAATCAGCTAATAGTAATGGCGCTCCGTCTAGCCACTCTAAAACCAATAACTTTTCAGTGGTTAATTCCCAAATAATTTCTGGAACCATCAATTGCGTAGGGTCAAACCAACGACTGGTTGACAAATTGCGCCGCAACTGATTTGTGTAACTGGCTTCTTGGGTGAAATCAAGTTCTGCCTGAAGCGCGGTGGCAAATTCGTCGGCTAAAGCAACAACATCGTAATCTTTGCCAAACTCTGTGAGGGCAACTAATTCAGCCAAAGCCCGGATCAGAGAGATATCTTGGGCGACAACGACATCAATGCCGGGACGCTGGACTTTTAAGGCGATTTGCCGGCCATCTCTTAAGGTGGCTTTATGGGTTTGGGCAATTGAGCCGGCAGCGACTGCACGCGGTTCCAGGGTGGCAAAAACTTCTTCTAAAGGCTTCTGCAATTGTTGCCGGATCACCACTTCCACTTCTGACCAAGGAACCGGCGGCACATTGGCTTGCAGATCGGTGAGGGCCTCAATGTATTGTGCCGGCAGCAGATCCGGGCGCGTGCTCAGAAGTTGCCCCAACTTGACATAAACCGGACCCAACTCCACTAAGATTTTACGCAGGACAGCCGGTGTGGGCAGTTTGGGTTCATCGGATTTGCCGCCGGTCAGCAGCACTCGCATATAGTCCCAGCCGTTGCGTAAGACTACTTCGATGATTTCTCCCTGGCGGCCACTGGTTCTGGTTAAAGAAAACATGGTGATTGGGAATTGGGAATTGGGAATTGGGCATGGGGCATCGGGCATCGGGCATTAGGGCATGGGGTAAGCAGTGTTTTATTTCTGTGGAGGAATACCACAAGCTCTCCCCAAACCGTAAGCCCGATGACCAAATGACTCCAGACTTATTCTTACAGCAGATTCTCGAATTTGGCGTCTGCCTGTAGGCTTTTGATCACCTGCTTGATGTCTTGGGTGCGATCTTTTTTGACGATTAAAGTGACGTTGCCATCGCGGACAACGACGACATCCTCTAAACCGATCGTGACAATCACCTCTTCTGAATCTGCGGCGTAGAGAATCGCGCCGGTGGTGTCTAGCCCAACATGGGTGGCTAATTCAACATTGACGGCGTCTCCTTTGAGCAGGCGTTCGATGGCATTCCAGTCGCCGAGGTCGTCCCAGCCAAAGGAGGCCGGCAGCACGTAGGCCAACTGGGTTTTTTCCATCAAGGCGTAGTCAATACTTATCTTTTCTAATTGCGGGTAAGCATCGCGTCCTTGTGCTTCTAGCTGCTGCATCAGGATTGGCGCGTGGGTGCGGAGTTCAGCCAGGACAACACCGGCCCGGAAAATAAACATCCCGCTATTCCAGCTAAAATGCCCCGTTGATAAAAACCTTTCGGCGGTCTGCCGGTCAGGTTTTTCGGTAAACCGGCTAACGCGATAAACCGGCAATTCTTCAAAGGTGCCGGCACTTTCGCCTTGCTCAATGTAGCCATAGCCGGTGGAGGGAAGGTTCGGCTTGATGCCGAGGGTGACGATTGATGCCTCAGAGGCCGCTAGTTGGGTTGCGGCGCTAATCGTTTGCCCAAATGCCACTTCATCCCCAATCCAGTGATCGGCAGGGAAAAAGCCGATGACAGTATCATCCCCGTAGCGGCGCTGAATTTCTAAGGTTGCCCAAGCGACTGCCGGCGCGGTGTCCCGTCCTTCTGGCTCGATCAGTAAGTTTTCTTCCGGCAACTGGGGAAGCTGTTCCCCCAAGCCTTCCGCAAGCTGGGCAGAGGTGACAACCCACAACCCGTCCCAACCGCCGGCAAGTGCCAGGAGGCGGTCTGCGGTTGCTTGTAGGAGACTTTTGCCACTGCCGTCGAGACTTAAAAATTGTTTAGGCCGGTGCCGCCGGCTGAGCGGCCAGAAGCGTTCACCTTTGCCGCCGGCAAGAATAACAGGGATTAAGGAGCGATTCATGGTTGGCTCTAGGTCGTTGCGAAGCTCAATCTTTCTTCGCCTTATACTACAAGGTTTTTCCGCTTTCTGCGTCTGTGGAGTGAAGATCAACCGATGATTGTCGAGCTGCCGGTGATAAATCTTCCATTGGGAGGATACGACCCAGCGGTTCTGCCCCGTAAATGTAAATTGGGTAAGGGTTCAGCAACGCTCTTTTATCCAG
This window contains:
- a CDS encoding DUF3747 domain-containing protein; translation: MKTSFPVKFAAFTVAALSTITALSPLLAATFGKTEVDQNKFVAVAQPLANNTYKLLVIEQLSSARPCWNESGSSPVQVQPLLLNFDFTGICSRSLDSNGYSIRMADQDLGLQYSLRVVKRDGDVRLVGSSTSRNAPVIEIGRTNGVSNDFSKIVLNPGWRMTKRSYDGKTLGHIYFTSDQALGATPTDGGNTGGTKFADIRTDVYGKEIDQAVELGFVAGFSDNTFRPQETLTREQLVSLVVESLKNVPNANITLPTQATSSPYPDVETSRWSAAKIQWARDNNLISGYQDGTFRPAQSVTRAEMMAVLRRAAEKGKSLRGLPTTLGAKQTPKVFSDTSTHWAAPLITQMSGYCNVASPLNETGNAFYPDQAARRNYAAAATLRTLNCVKSESATPTP
- a CDS encoding MOSC domain-containing protein, with the protein product MTPAAIKQLFTYPIKGLTPHECERVTLEAGHGIPGDRAFALMYVEADKISDPQESIPWLPKGNFAMQNDWPGLAGLECHYEPQTGNLSVHRQGVPLFVADTGTPAGRELIGAFFTGYLASLDPTATARHPEKAPLRLVGSGTGTTRYPDRQPVHISLVSQASLDAITTEAGQPVDARRFRPNIVIDGVSAWEEFNWIGKELQIGECRIAISARIGRCANIDVNPETGERDIPLFSLLPQKFGHAQTGVLATVIAGGPIAVGELLNHP
- a CDS encoding C39 family peptidase, with amino-acid sequence MKVIQGVPYFSQLDNKFEPYTACNVTSLAMCLWHLGVRGNGSQRQLEDELYTRAVDNGWNRFTTSGLKGIAESYAGIKDDLTEKGTLKDIREAIDQEKICIVHGFFTAVGHILVIKGYTDNGFIVNDPNGEWSPWTYDKNEAGGNNKKGESVEYSNKAITACCDSWSIGEAEIRYFSLSDSQAEKEAETIWLHRIYKDKTRLG
- a CDS encoding N-acetylmuramoyl-L-alanine amidase → MASDPKTYQFDLPTTNRPTDASIPETWYPGIRNHWSGCTTQRDVHPIDGIKAVVIHATAGASSEGAISVMRDGKASFHWLVPDENEPQHGQLIWACVPETLAAWHVRSQVSHPDVNAGKTKVNHWSLGIEVVNAQTKADTFSDWQIAVTAKIVRYCWAKYPNLRHIVSHAKLDPTRRSDPGVNFPWDKFKNLVLSSNEQAPFAAFTTTARNADDISPSAGDSNCCF
- a CDS encoding bifunctional serine/threonine-protein kinase/formylglycine-generating enzyme family protein, which translates into the protein MRKSIKLPLPGVPTMLVVGTILRNRYEIVKLLGSGGFGETYLANDLDIPVTPKPKCVVKRLHPQTIEPDIQRLFQKEAEILYKLAQNHERIPKLFAYFEENQEFYLIQEFIEGHDLSKELSPGKKLSETYAIKLLQDILEILAYVHQNNIIHRDIKPQNIMRRTDGKLMLIDFGAVKEIGIQKTILSGKTSRTVSIGTHGYMPSEQAMGKPKPSSDIYALGRTVIFALTGIEPYLLEEDNEGEVIWKNHASVSDALADILSKMVRDHFTGRYANATEALEALNSFVSGSALPTAPSQMKTIISAPVLPTPSVPSPPSKASAAPILPTSSFQFTGEFVNRQQGQADIFAEKLGNNVSLEMVSIPGGTFLMGSPITEKERCSDESPQHRVTIQPFFLGKYPVTQAQWELVMGNKPAKFKGNNRPVEQVSWNNAIEFCQKLSQITGRNYCLPSEAEWEYACRAGTTTPFHFGKTLTPDLANYNGNYYSFGGLYCWELEGVYRQQTTDVGSFRPNAFGLYDMHGNVWEWCQDVWHENYNGAPSDGSAWESGGDSNRRLLRGGSWYNYPRNCRAAYRSGIVPDFRYVGIGFRVALVPARTI
- a CDS encoding ABC1 kinase family protein → MFSLTRTSGRQGEIIEVVLRNGWDYMRVLLTGGKSDEPKLPTPAVLRKILVELGPVYVKLGQLLSTRPDLLPAQYIEALTDLQANVPPVPWSEVEVVIRQQLQKPLEEVFATLEPRAVAAGSIAQTHKATLRDGRQIALKVQRPGIDVVVAQDISLIRALAELVALTEFGKDYDVVALADEFATALQAELDFTQEASYTNQLRRNLSTSRWFDPTQLMVPEIIWELTTEKLLVLEWLDGAPLLLADLNVGSNNGDVRAKRKAVTTLLFRAFFQQIYIDGFFHADPHPGNLFYLRDGRLALLDFGMMGRLDPRTQQVLTEMLLAIVDLDAARCAQLTMQLSDSAVPDKLSNLENDFARMLRKYYNISLSQINFSQVFYEVLQVSRENKVRLPGSLGLYAKALANLEGVARQFDPDVNLLDEVKPLITDLFRRQLFGDDPLQAVLRTALDIKSLSLQSPRQVELLLERVTSETLRWNLTVKELDGVRRTMDDSANRLSFSIVVGSLIIGAAIVFSNGQSVVSSALFYAASFLGLWLIVSILRSGRLR
- a CDS encoding mannose-1-phosphate guanylyltransferase, with product MNRSLIPVILAGGKGERFWPLSRRHRPKQFLSLDGSGKSLLQATADRLLALAGGWDGLWVVTSAQLAEGLGEQLPQLPEENLLIEPEGRDTAPAVAWATLEIQRRYGDDTVIGFFPADHWIGDEVAFGQTISAATQLAASEASIVTLGIKPNLPSTGYGYIEQGESAGTFEELPVYRVSRFTEKPDRQTAERFLSTGHFSWNSGMFIFRAGVVLAELRTHAPILMQQLEAQGRDAYPQLEKISIDYALMEKTQLAYVLPASFGWDDLGDWNAIERLLKGDAVNVELATHVGLDTTGAILYAADSEEVIVTIGLEDVVVVRDGNVTLIVKKDRTQDIKQVIKSLQADAKFENLL